The Leptospiraceae bacterium genome includes the window TTCTGTGCAAGTTCAGCTTTATTAGACTCTCGTAAGAACTGGATAAATTGTTTTGAGTCATAACCCAAAAGAATTCCTTGTTGAAATGCTTCCTTAGTTAAGGTAAATGTATATACTCGATCAAAATCTTTTAATTCTGTAAACGCCTTCAGCAAATGAATTCCTATCATAGAAACTTTTTCAGGAAAAGCAATGATAGTGAAATCAGGATTGATCATGATTCCACCTTTTTCTGTGTGGCGATTGATTGATTTAGATTGAAAGAAATTTTTTCCTAAATCAGAAAGAGATAGATTTCTTGAAGGATACTCAACTTCCAATAAACCAAATAGATGAAGATAAAAAATTGCAGAGATAATATCTCTTCTTAAATCACTCAAGTCTGCTTCAAAATTTTTAATCTTAAAACCGGGCGACAAGATCAAATGATCCCGAACTATAATAGAAAATATTACCGAAATATTTACATTTCCATAATCAAGAATCAAACTAACGCATTTGTCCAATATTAGCTTATCGTACAAAGGCACTTCCATAGCAGAAAAAACTTCAGGAGGATTGACTCGCTTTGCTCTTGCTTCGTTTGCTTCATGGATAACCATGTTCATAACTTCAAAAATATCTTTTTTTTGAAATTCGTCGATTTCTCCGATTAAAACAACTCCTTCACCTTTGATGTCAACATATCCGAGTAGTTTCAAAATCGGTAAAATTAATTCTATTTGATATACTTGCCCTTTTTCAGGAAATATATCTATATCCATTTTGAGCAAGTCTTGCTCTGTTCTTTTGTTATCAGATTGTTTTATTTTACCTGACTTCGCGAGATTGATACCTTTTCGTGAAATAAAGGACACCATCTTCTTAATATTTAAAAAGAAGTCTAAATCATTCTTTGCAATTTTTTCTTGTTTCTGTTTAGTTCCCTTTTTTACGGCTTGAAGAATTGGATTGTCTTGAAGATGGCCAAGGATTTCTTTAGGAATTACAATAACGCGTATAAACCTATCTTCAATAAAATACACATCTGTGACTAAATGTCTAGCCAACAGCACCGGAATCACTTGTTCAAATTTTCCTCTGTTTACATGTATGTAGTTTCTAATAGTTTCTGCTTCTACAATCCCTCCATGTAAGAATATATTTCTGAGAGTTTCCCTTTCTAATTCACTTAATGAGTGAATGTTCGCTTGAATATTTTCACTGCTTATCGCTGCCTTGTACAACTCTTCACTTGAAAATTTCTTCTTTAATGAAAGTAGTTTAATCCAATGCGAATCAATTTCTTCTTCGGTTAATTTAGAAAGAATTTTATCGAGAGAAATTTTGTATTTTTCACTTTTTACATTTTGTTCAATTTTTACACTTTGTGCAATTTCTTCATAAGCGTGGTATTTATCTAAATTATTGGTTAGCCTTTCTCGATTTTTTCTTTGGTAAACAAGGCAATATTTTCGCAGAACATTTAGTTCCATTTCTGCGTTTAAAGGAGGAAGAGTAGTTTTTCGAACAATTTCACCAAGAGTGAGAACATTTTTATTTTTTAAAATAGAAGTATAAATTGTTACTTGAATCGGAGTTAATTTTTCCAAAACTCCTTTCAAAAAAAATTCATCCGAAAATGCCTCGGTTAATTGTTTAATCGAAGTCTTCTTGTCTTTTCCTGAAAACTTTTGCAAATTCCAAAGAACTGCAGCTTTTTTCAGTTCAGGTAAGTCAAGTTTCTCAAGTTCCTGAATTAAAGTTCCGTCTTTTTCCATAAACCTGTTACATCTGGGTTAAGTGACCAATAATCCAAATATAATGTGTTTTGTAAACAAAATTTTATTTTTTGCACTAATTCTATAGTTGCAAAATCCATGTTTTGTTTTTACTTTGAAACCTATATGAATTCAATTTTTGACAAAATCAAATTTGGTAT containing:
- a CDS encoding helicase: MEKDGTLIQELEKLDLPELKKAAVLWNLQKFSGKDKKTSIKQLTEAFSDEFFLKGVLEKLTPIQVTIYTSILKNKNVLTLGEIVRKTTLPPLNAEMELNVLRKYCLVYQRKNRERLTNNLDKYHAYEEIAQSVKIEQNVKSEKYKISLDKILSKLTEEEIDSHWIKLLSLKKKFSSEELYKAAISSENIQANIHSLSELERETLRNIFLHGGIVEAETIRNYIHVNRGKFEQVIPVLLARHLVTDVYFIEDRFIRVIVIPKEILGHLQDNPILQAVKKGTKQKQEKIAKNDLDFFLNIKKMVSFISRKGINLAKSGKIKQSDNKRTEQDLLKMDIDIFPEKGQVYQIELILPILKLLGYVDIKGEGVVLIGEIDEFQKKDIFEVMNMVIHEANEARAKRVNPPEVFSAMEVPLYDKLILDKCVSLILDYGNVNISVIFSIIVRDHLILSPGFKIKNFEADLSDLRRDIISAIFYLHLFGLLEVEYPSRNLSLSDLGKNFFQSKSINRHTEKGGIMINPDFTIIAFPEKVSMIGIHLLKAFTELKDFDRVYTFTLTKEAFQQGILLGYDSKQFIQFLRESNKAELAQNLLFLFQDWGENLPIVTITEDCVLLKTCDSIVMELLMGQIKGKRIVIEEISPVAILIDKNKIGDVITISEKLNLIIKLIR